A DNA window from Coffea arabica cultivar ET-39 chromosome 6c, Coffea Arabica ET-39 HiFi, whole genome shotgun sequence contains the following coding sequences:
- the LOC113692073 gene encoding uncharacterized protein → MEIEPSSPPLIAKKLWNIVRIVFYMLKKGITKSKLMHDLHMMFKRGKLAGKAINNLVLHLQEDYTNSLTCRSTDVRMSIVHPREYEFSCSNSPAYPTYFSKRRNHHHHHHHGYSYKPQDIHVVQKVFDILNHYDKVEASPMVLPGFGHSPAVRQLRVTDSPFPVKDNEENPQVDKDAEEFIKKFYKDLKQQRRVAALDSPSPYHIWARAR, encoded by the coding sequence ATGGAAATCGAACCAAGCTCACCACCACTAATAGCCAAAAAGCTATGGAACATTGTGAGAATAGTGTTCTACATGTTGAAAAAAGGCATAACCAAGAGCAAACTCATGCACGACCTTCACATGATGTTCAAGAGGGGAAAACTTGCCGGAAAGGCCATAAACAACCTCGTGCTCCACCTCCAAGAAGACTACACCAACTCGCTAACTTGCCGCTCCACCGACGTCCGCATGTCCATTGTCCACCCCCGCGAGTACGAGTTCAGCTGCAGCAATAGCCCCGCCTATCCTACCTACTTTTCCAAGCGCAGAAaccatcaccaccaccaccatcacGGCTATAGCTACAAGCCACAAGACATTCATGTCGTCCAGAAAGTGTTCGATATCTTGAATCATTACGACAAAGTTGAGGCGTCCCCTATGGTGCTACCGGGCTTTGGACATAGTCCAGCGGTGAGGCAGCTCCGAGTCACTGACTCACCATTTCCGGTGAAGGATAATGAGGAAAATCCTCAAGTGGATAAAGATGCTGAGGAGTTCATCAAGAAGTTCTACAAGGATTTAAAACAACAACGCCGAGTAGCCGCCCTGGATTCTCCGTCGCCCTATCATATATGGGCTCGAGCACGatga
- the LOC113691702 gene encoding protein phosphatase 1 regulatory inhibitor subunit PPP1R7 homolog: MDSPMADGGENPTVLDLTSYQLRDLDSVDLPPSLTELDLTANRLSKLDPRIAQLSNLKKLSLRQNLFDDSGVEPLATSHLIADLEELVLRDNQLKKVPDVSIFKKLLVFDVSFNEIPTLQGLSKVSTTLRELYVSKNEVTKMEEIDHFHALQILELGSNNLRVMENLQNLINLQELWLGRNRIKTVNLCGLKCIKKISLQSNRLTSMTGFEECVALEELYLSHNGISKMEGLSTLANLRVLDVSSNKLTEISDIKKLTQLEDLWLNDNNITSLDGIAEAVAGSRDALTTIYLERNPCVNSPNYIVTLKEIFRNIQQIDSELFG; the protein is encoded by the exons ATGGACTCTCCGATGGCCGACGGGGGTGAGAACCCGACAGTACTCGATCTCACCAGCTACCAGCTCCGTGATCTCGACTCAGTCGACCTCCCTCCGAGTCTCACCGAGTTAGACTTAACCGCCAACCGTTTGTCCAAGCTGGACCCCCGTATTGCCCAACTCTCCAACCTCAAGAAGCTCTCTCTTCGCCAGAACCTTTTTGACGACTCCGGCGTCGAGCCCCTTGCCACCTCGCACCTCATTGCTGACCTCGAA GAGCTTGTTCTAAGAGACAACCAATTGAAGAAAGTTCCTGATGTCAGCATTTTCAAGAAGCTTTTAGTATTTGATGTTTCTTTCAACGAGATTCCAACACTTCAGGGGTTATCCAAGGTTTCCACCACACTTAGAGAACTCTATGTGTCCAAAAATGAAGTTACGAAGATGGAAGAGATTGACCATTTTCACGCGCTGCAAATTCTTGAACTTGGATCCAACAACTTGAGG GTGATGGAGAATCTGCAAAACCTAATCAATTTGCAAGAGTTATGGCTTGGTCGTAATCGCATTAAAACTGTTAACTTATGCGGGTTAAAATGCATTAAGAAGATTAGCCTGCAAAGCAACCGTTTAACTTCAATGACAGGATTTGAG GAATGTGTTGCTTTGGAGGAATTGTACTTGAGCCACAATGGTATTTCAAAAATGGAAGGCCTATCAACATTAGCAAATCTTCGGGTCTTGGATGTCTCATCAAATAAGCTTACAGAAATTAGTGACATCAAGAAACTGACACA ATTAGAAGATTTATGGCTTAATGACAACAACATAACTTCATTAGATGGTATAGCGGAGGCAGTTGCAGGTTCCAGAGACGCGCTGACCACCATCTATCTTGAGCGCAATCCATGT GTGAACTCTCCCAATTACATTGTTACCTTGAAGGAGATCTTCCGCAATATTCAGCAAATTGATTCTGAATTGTTTGGGTAG
- the LOC113691316 gene encoding pentatricopeptide repeat-containing protein At1g77170, mitochondrial: protein MTFLPYVPRTLVGTLIPKYLVIISRTISAQAAVSNANFNPIPRPPNQPTEDYAKTIATQISKCTNLKQLNQIHAHITRTHFLALYPVSFHYNNLMRSYANLNSPVKAHHLFVEMSRAGITVDTFTLPIVLKSVSQYFYSSMLRQVHGMAIKLGLEKNMYCESGLISLYCKAGEFRNAHKLFDENTDRKLGSWNALIAGLSQSGRGKEAIRMFMQLKECGFQPDDVTMVSVTSACGGLGDVNLALQLHKCVFQAKSLEKLDLLMMNSLIDMYGKCGRMDLANKVFMKMEERNVSSWTSMIVGYAMHGHVRDALECFHDMRNAGVKPNHVTFVGVLSACVHGGRVQEGKHYFKMMKNEYGIAPMLQHYGCMVDLLGRGGLLDEARVMVEEMQMKPNVVIWGCLMGASEKYGAVEMGEWVAKHLLELEPWNDGVYVVLSNIYASNDLWEEVERIRGIMKERKLAKIPAYSLSTSTG, encoded by the coding sequence ATGACATTCCTCCCTTACGTCCCCCGCACGTTGGTCGGCACTCTAATCCCCAAGTACCTAGTAATAATTAGCCGTACAATTTCTGCTCAAGCCGCAGTTAGCAATGCTAACTTCAATCCCATCCCACGACCGCCAAACCAGCCCACTGAAGATTATGCAAAAACCATAGCAACCCAAATCTCAAAGTGCACTAATTTGAAACAGCTTAACCAAATCCACGCTCACATCACGCGCACCCACTTTTTAGCATTGTACCCAGTTTCATTTCATTATAACAATCTAATGAGATCGTATGCCAATCTAAATTCACCCGTAAAGGCTCACCATTTGTTTGTTGAAATGTCCCGAGCTGGTATTACAGTAGACACATTTACACTACCAATTGTACTAAAATCCGTGTCCCAATATTTTTATTCATCGATGTTAAGACAGGTTCACGGGATGGCAATTAAGTTGGGGCTAGAGAAAAATATGTATTGTGAGAGTGGGTTGATAAGTTTGTATTGTAAGGCGGGTGAGTTTCGAAACGCCCATAAATTGTTTGATGAAAATACCGACAGGAAGTTGGGTTCCTGGAATGCTTTGATTGCTGGCTTGTCACAAAGTGGGCGTGGGAAGGAAGCGATAAGGATGTTTATGCAATTGAAAGAATGTGGGTTTCAGCCTGATGATGTTACGATGGTTAGTGTAACTTCTGCTTGTGGAGGTTTAGGGGATGTGAATTTAGCACTTCAGTTGCATAAATGTGTGTTTCAAGCAAAAAGTTTGGAAAAGTTGGATTTGTTGATGATGAATTCACTTATTGATATGTATGGAAAGTGTGGTAGAATGGATTTGGCTAACAAGGTGTTTATGAagatggaagaaagaaatgtGTCATCCTGGACATCTATGATTGTCGGCTATGCAATGCATGGGCACGTCAGGGATGCACTAGAGTGCTTCCATGATATGAGAAATGCTGGAGTGAAGCCTAACCATGTAACATTTGTTGGAGTGTTGAGTGCATGTGTTCACGGTGGGAGGGTGCAGGAGGGAAAACATTATttcaagatgatgaagaatgagtATGGGATTGCTCCCATGTTGCAACATTATGGATGCATGGTGGATTTGCTAGGCCGGGGAGGTTTACTTGATGAAGCTAGGGTCATGGTGGAAGAGATGCAAATGAAACCTAATGTGGTCATTTGGGGTTGTTTGATGGGTGCCTCTGAGAAATATGGAGCTGTTGAGATGGGAGAGTGGGTAGCTAAGCACTTGCTTGAGTTGGAACCTTGGAATGATGGGGTATACGTGGTTTTATCCAATATCTATGCTAGTAATGATCTGTGGGAAGAGGTAGAAAGAATAAGAGGGATTATGAAGGAGAGAAAACTGGCTAAGATTCCAGCTTATAGCTTATCCACTAGCACTGGTTGA
- the LOC113691701 gene encoding SNW/SKI-interacting protein A-like yields the protein MAALKDLLPPVKSSGSTHYDHSNDPWFKQRYSAAESEKSAIIKANPVPPYLKRTGFKPSKLEDFGDGGAFPEIHIAQYPLDMGRKRDWKPGSKTLPITVDEHGNVRYDAIVRQNENAKKIVYSQHTDLVPMVVKDGQDEEEMDLDEKQKEIDETTQSTKTALEKIVNVRLSAAQPKNVPTQSSDSKFIKYKPSQQSAAFNSGAKERIIRMVEMPVDPLEPPKFKHKRVPKASGSPPVPVMHSPPRPVTVKDQQDWKIPPCISNWKNPKGYTIPLDKRLAADGRGLQDVQINDNFAKLSEALYVAEQKAREAVAMRSKVQKEMMMKEKEKKEMELRELARKARSERTGTAAPAAANMPSERGTDDDMVTDYDRVRDAPREKETKEEREERLQREKIREERRRERERERRLESKDAAMGKKSKITRDRDRDISEKVALGMATTGRGGEVMYDQRLFNQEKGMDSGFATDDSYNIYDKGLFTAQPTLSTLYRPKKDVDSDTYGGADEQLEKIMKTERFKPDKAFAGTSERAGPRDRPVEFEKEAEEADPFGLDQFLTEVKKGKKAMDKVGSSGTMKASAGSMRDGFEGSGRTRIAFDKGR from the coding sequence ATGGCGGCGTTAAAGGACCTTCTTCCGCCTGTAAAGTCGAGTGGGTCAACTCACTATGATCACTCGAATGATCCGTGGTTCAAGCAGAGGTATAGTGCAGCAGAGTCTGAGAAATCTGCAATAATTAAGGCAAATCCAGTTCCTCCTTATTTAAAAAGAACTGGCTTTAAACCATCCAAACTTGAGGATTTTGGTGATGGGGGGGCGTTCCCGGAAATTCATATCGCTCAATACCCTCTGGATATGGGGAGGAAAAGGGACTGGAAGCCAGGGTCGAAAACCTTGCCCATTACAGTTGATGAGCATGGTAATGTGAGGTATGATGCAATTGTGAGGCAGAATGAGAATGCTAAAAAGATTGTGTATTCACAGCATACCGACCTTGTCCCCATGGTTGTCAAAGATGGTCAGGACGAGGAGGAGATGGACCTGGATGAGAAGCAGAAGGAGATTGATGAGACCACTCAGAGCACTAAGACTGCTCTTGAGAAGATTGTGAATGTGAGGTTGAGTGCGGCTCAGCCCAAAAATGTTCCTACACAATCTTCAGATTCTAAGTTTATCAAGTACAAGCCTTCACAGCAGTCAGCTGCCTTTAATTCTGGTGCAAAGGAGAGGATTATTAGGATGGTGGAGATGCCTGTGGACCCTTTGGAGCCACCCAAGTTTAAACATAAGCGGGTTCCAAAAGCATCTGGTTCTCCACCCGTTCCAGTAATGCACTCTCCACCTCGGCCTGTGACTGTGAAGGACCAGCAAGATTGGAAGATCCCACCTTGTATTTCAAACTGGAAGAACCCAAAAGGGTATACAATTCCTCTTGATAAGCGTCTGGCAGCTGATGGTAGGGGCCTTCAGGATGTTCAAATTAATGACAACTTTGCGAAGTTATCAGAGGCACTGTATGTTGCAGAACAGAAGGCCAGAGAGGCTGTAGCCATGAGGTCAAAGGTCCAAAAGGAAATGATgatgaaagagaaagaaaagaaagagatggAATTGCGTGAGTTGGCTCGAAAGGCTAGATCTGAGAGAACTGGTACTGCAGCTCCTGCTGCTGCCAATATGCCTTCAGAGAGAGGTACTGATGATGATATGGTTACAGATTATGACCGTGTCAGGGATGCCCCAAGGGAGAAGGAGACAAAAGAGGAAAGAGAGGAGCGGTTGCAGAGGGAGAAAATTCGTGAAGAGCGGcgtagagagagggagagggagcgTAGGTTGGAGTCGAAAGATGCTGCAATGGGGAAGAAGAGTAAGATTACAAGGGACAGAGACCGCGATATCAGTGAGAAAGTTGCTCTTGGAATGGCTACAACTGGGAGAGGGGGTGAAGTCATGTACGACCAGAGGTTGTTTAACCAGGAGAAAGGAATGGACTCTGGGTTTGCCACTGATGATTCATATAACATCTATGACAAGGGGCTTTTTACTGCCCAGCCTACTCTGTCTACTCTCTACAGGCCCAAAAAGGATGTTGACTCTGATACTTATGGAGGTGCGGATGAGCAGCTGGAGAAGATCATGAAGACTGAGCGCTTTAAACCTGACAAGGCATTTGCAGGTACCTCAGAGAGGGCTGGTCCTAGAGACAGGCCTGTTGAGTTTGAGAAAGAGGCTGAAGAAGCTGATCCGTTTGGTTTGGATCAATTCTTGACTGAAGTCAAGAAAGGTAAAAAAGCAATGGATAAAGTTGGCAGCAGTGGTACAATGAAAGCTAGTGCAGGATCAATGCGAGATGGCTTTGAAGGATCTGGTAGAACTCGTATTGCCTTTGATAAAGGGCGTTGA